One genomic segment of Buchnera aphidicola (Chaitoregma tattakana) includes these proteins:
- the trpA gene encoding tryptophan synthase subunit alpha, which produces MKDRYLKIFRKLKMHSEGCLIPFVVLGDPNFDISLNIICNIIENGADAIEVGIPFSDPLADGPIIQNANLRAISSKVTVLKCFNMIKYIRKKYPNIPIGLLTYSNLVFANGINNFYKKCYLCGLDSILIVDLPIEECTPFYKSSKKNDVSQIFICPPDINDKFLKKIVEISKSYIYLLSRPGVTGIDNNNSFNIKGICNKIKKFSSIPLVQGFGIHSSKQIKKILKLKIDGIVCGSIIVKQIEKYLNNENKIIKKINNLIVKFKNSTRKNYKIL; this is translated from the coding sequence ATGAAAGATAGATATTTAAAAATTTTTAGAAAATTAAAAATGCACAGTGAAGGATGTCTAATACCATTTGTAGTATTAGGTGATCCAAATTTTGATATTTCATTAAACATTATATGTAATATAATTGAAAACGGTGCAGACGCTATTGAAGTAGGTATACCTTTTTCTGATCCTTTAGCTGATGGTCCTATTATACAAAATGCAAATTTAAGAGCAATTAGTTCGAAAGTTACAGTTTTAAAGTGTTTTAATATGATAAAATATATAAGAAAAAAATATCCAAATATTCCTATTGGATTATTAACATATTCAAATTTAGTGTTTGCTAATGGAATTAATAATTTTTATAAAAAATGTTATTTGTGTGGATTAGATTCGATATTAATAGTTGATTTACCTATAGAAGAATGTACACCTTTTTACAAAAGCTCGAAAAAAAACGATGTTTCACAAATATTTATTTGTCCTCCAGACATAAACGATAAATTCTTAAAAAAAATAGTTGAAATTTCTAAAAGTTATATATACTTACTTTCTAGACCAGGAGTTACTGGTATAGATAATAATAATAGTTTTAATATAAAAGGGATATGTAATAAAATAAAAAAATTTTCTTCAATACCTTTAGTGCAAGGTTTTGGTATACATTCTTCTAAACAAATAAAAAAAATATTAAAACTAAAAATAGATGGTATAGTATGCGGTTCTATTATAGTTAAACAAATAGAAAAATATTTAAACAATGAAAACAAAATAATTAAAAAAATTAATAATTTGATAGTAAAATTCAAAAATTCTACTAGAAAGAATTATAAAATATTATAA
- the trpB gene encoding tryptophan synthase subunit beta — protein sequence MTILNSYFGKFGGMYVPQILVPALLQLEKYFVKYHDNKTFKKDMNYLLNNYAGRPTPLTLCNNLTKGTNTKLYLKREDLLHSGAHKINQVIGQALLAKKMKKKKIIAETGAGQHGVSTAMISALFNLKCSIYMGSKDIERQYTNVLKMKLLGAKIIPVVSGSKTLKSACNEAIRAWSHSYHDTHYMVGTSAGPHPYPSIVHRFQSIISLEAEKQILKLEDKYPEIIIACVGGGSNAIGIFSKFLSKNNIKLIGVEAGGNKNIKDHNSASLKYGKLGIYFGMKSKILQNYEGQIKESHSISAGLDFPSVGPEHTWLNYIKRVKYVTIQDHEAISAFKIICKKEGIIPALESSHALAYAIKIIKKDPTIKQTIIVNLSGRGDKDVLSVKNFIKS from the coding sequence ATGACTATATTAAATTCATACTTTGGAAAATTTGGTGGAATGTATGTTCCTCAAATATTAGTTCCAGCTTTGTTACAGTTAGAAAAATATTTTGTAAAATATCATGATAATAAAACCTTTAAAAAAGATATGAATTATTTGTTAAATAATTATGCAGGTAGACCTACCCCATTAACTTTATGTAATAATCTTACAAAAGGTACAAACACGAAATTATATTTAAAAAGAGAAGATTTATTGCATAGTGGAGCTCACAAAATTAATCAAGTAATTGGACAAGCTTTATTAGCAAAAAAAATGAAAAAGAAAAAGATAATAGCAGAAACTGGAGCTGGGCAACATGGAGTATCTACAGCGATGATATCTGCATTATTTAATTTAAAATGCAGTATATACATGGGTTCTAAAGATATAGAAAGACAATATACTAATGTATTGAAAATGAAATTATTAGGTGCGAAGATTATACCTGTAGTTTCTGGATCGAAAACTTTAAAAAGTGCTTGTAATGAAGCCATTCGGGCTTGGTCACATAGTTATCATGATACTCATTATATGGTAGGTACTTCAGCTGGACCTCATCCATATCCTAGTATAGTGCATAGATTTCAAAGTATTATAAGTTTAGAAGCAGAAAAGCAAATTTTGAAATTAGAAGACAAATATCCAGAAATAATAATAGCATGTGTAGGAGGTGGATCTAACGCAATAGGAATATTTTCAAAATTTTTAAGTAAAAACAATATAAAATTAATAGGTGTAGAAGCTGGAGGAAATAAAAATATTAAAGATCATAATAGTGCATCGTTAAAATATGGAAAATTAGGAATATATTTTGGAATGAAATCAAAAATTCTTCAAAATTATGAAGGCCAAATTAAAGAATCGCATTCTATATCTGCTGGACTAGATTTTCCTTCAGTTGGTCCTGAACATACTTGGTTAAATTATATAAAAAGAGTAAAATACGTAACTATACAAGATCATGAAGCTATAAGTGCATTTAAAATAATTTGTAAAAAAGAGGGTATAATACCAGCCTTAGAGTCTTCTCACGCGCTTGCATATGCTATAAAAATAATAAAAAAAGACCCAACAATAAAACAGACTATCATAGTAAACTTATCTGGAAGAGGAGATAAGGATGTTTTGTCTGTGAAAAATTTTATAAAAAGTTAA
- a CDS encoding YciC family protein: MFIKETDLFIETLNFVKKNWIKLCLVSIFFSFTIIVSDYYIIPTIQKIYFTILRQDRNMYSLVNIFDLMTFSQQKTILQFSFLRNIFFIINLTFIIESIMMIIYFKVCEKKESLYKIYKMFFSIFPNLFLLIFFINLIIQAGLVLLIFPAIIFSIFFSISPIILIIERKGILFSLKKSFLICLSKYKELSFPIIMWLCSKFVLLMIGYIFSIRSENFFLFLYYIISNFFLCMLIVYLFKFYSLFNAIKKF, encoded by the coding sequence ATGTTTATAAAAGAAACTGATTTGTTTATAGAGACATTAAACTTTGTAAAAAAAAATTGGATAAAACTGTGTTTAGTATCAATTTTTTTTTCTTTTACAATAATTGTATCTGATTATTATATTATTCCTACAATACAAAAAATTTATTTTACAATTTTAAGACAAGACAGAAATATGTATTCTTTAGTAAATATATTTGATTTAATGACTTTCTCACAGCAAAAAACAATTCTACAATTTTCTTTTTTAAGAAACATATTTTTTATAATTAATTTAACTTTTATTATAGAAAGTATAATGATGATAATATATTTTAAAGTGTGTGAAAAAAAAGAAAGTTTATATAAAATTTATAAAATGTTTTTTTCTATATTTCCTAATTTATTTTTATTAATTTTTTTTATAAACTTAATTATTCAGGCAGGTTTAGTATTGTTAATATTTCCAGCAATAATTTTTTCTATTTTTTTTTCTATATCTCCTATAATCTTAATTATAGAAAGGAAAGGAATATTGTTTTCTCTAAAAAAAAGTTTTTTAATTTGTTTGTCAAAATATAAAGAATTGTCTTTTCCGATAATAATGTGGTTATGTTCTAAATTTGTATTATTAATGATTGGTTATATATTCAGTATTAGATCAGAAAATTTTTTTTTATTTTTATACTATATTATTTCTAATTTTTTTTTG